A part of Cannabis sativa cultivar Pink pepper isolate KNU-18-1 chromosome 6, ASM2916894v1, whole genome shotgun sequence genomic DNA contains:
- the LOC115725447 gene encoding LOW QUALITY PROTEIN: uncharacterized protein LOC115725447 (The sequence of the model RefSeq protein was modified relative to this genomic sequence to represent the inferred CDS: inserted 2 bases in 1 codon) has translation MHRDAGCXDGEMGYDNPSRIEPKRGQWFMDANGPQVFNKKHAMEDVNGRPVSGVSHMSVSPWDNTSGFQSVPGQFTDRLFGYEQMRNVNLVDRNIQSIGNGNMNSGRKSFDNQYGSSPSVGLSMSHTIDDPSSCLNFGGIRKVKVNEVREHDNTLTTSMGNSYTRVESSTNSMGNSYSKSVENAISLGPTYNHEDGSIAAGPTYSKGDENFISVGQKGDGNFISMGHNYGKSDNGLLSMGQPYDKREGNFISMNQSYEKGDNNIISLGTSYTKGHEDLISIGATYGKSNNNFIQMAPSYMRDNNSMISNCPTYKSDSNVLAMGGPSYDKGDSSNLSMGQNYNKGESTTISFGGFHDEPGTNSSGGIISSYDLLMSNQNSSQTLEVSGQKISVEANVDSNVNGIPKADSQIDAIPKIKEPKTVKKAPPNNFPSNVKSLLSTGMFDGVTVKYVSWSREKNLEGVIRGTGYLCSCNDCNQTKDAKALNAYEFERHAGCKTKHPNNHIYFNNGKTIYAVVQELKNTPQDMLFDAIQKVTGSPINQKNFRVWKASYQAATRELQRIYGKDEVTIPC, from the exons ATGCATCGAGATGCTGGATG TGATGGCGAGATGGGTTATGATAATCCTTCTAGAATTGAGCCAAAACGGGGTCAATGGTTTATGGATGCCAATGGAccacaagttttcaacaagaaGCATGCAATGGAGGATGTTAACGGTAGACCTGTTTCAGGAGTTTCACATATGAGTGTTTCTCCTTGGGATAACACTTCTGGTTTTCAGTCAGTTCCAGGGCAATTTACTGACCGACTCTTTGGATATGAACAAATGCGGAATGTAAATTTGGTTGATAGGAACATTCAATCTATTGGTAATGGAAATATGAATTCGGGAAGAAAGAGTTTTGATAATCAATATGGAAGCAGTCCATCAGTGGGTTTGTCAATGTCTCATACCATTGACGATCCCTCATCATGTCTCAATTTTGGTGGGATTCGTAAAGTTAAAGTCAATGAAGTTAGGGAACATGACAACACATTGACCACATCTATGGGGAATTCATACACCAGGGTAGAGAGTAGTACCAATTCAATGGGTAACTCTTATAGCAAGAGTGTTGAAAACGCCATTTCCCTAGGTCCAACTTATAATCATGAAGATGGCAGTATCGCAGCTGGACCTACTTACAGCAAAGGAGATGAGAACTTCATTTCAGTAGGTCAGAAGGGGGATGGCAATTTCATATCAATGGGCCATAATTACGGAAAAAGTGATAATGGTCTCCTATCGATGGGTCAGCCCTACGACAAGAGGGAGGGAAATTTCATATCAATGAACCAATCATATGAAAAAGGAGATAATAATATCATATCATTAGGTACCTCTTATACCAAGGGTCATGAAGATCTTATTTCCATTGGTGCAACCTATGGtaaatcaaacaataattttatCCAAATGGCCCCCTCCTATATGAGGGATAATAATAGTATGATATCAAACTGTCCAACCTATAAGTCTGATTCAAATGTTCTAGCAATGGGTGGTCCTAGCTACGATAAAGGAGACTCTAGCAATCTCTCGATGGGTCAGAACTACAACAAGGGAGAAAGCACTACCATATCTTTTGGAGGTTTTCATGATGAACCTGGGACTAATTCCTCTGGTGGTATCATTAGCAGTTATGATTTGTTGATGAGTAATCAGAACTCATCTCAGACTTTGGAAGTATCTGGGCAGAAGATTTCGGTTGAGGCTAATGTGGATTCAAATGTAAATGGAATTCCAAAAGCTGATTCTCAAATTGATGCCATTCCAAAGATTAAGGAGCCAAAGACTGTTAAGAAGGCACCTCCTAACAACTTTCCTTCAAATGTGAAAAGTCTGTTATCAACTGGTATGTTTGATGGGGTTACTGTGAAGTATGTTTCGTGGTCACGGGAG AAAAATCTCGAGGGAGTTATAAGAGGAACTGGGTATTTATGTTCCTGCAATGActgcaaccaaacaaaagatGCAAAA GCTCTCAACGCATATGAGTTTGAGCGTCATGCTGGTTGCAAGACCAAACACCCTAATAATCACATTTACTTTAACAATGGAAAGACCATTTATGCAGTAGTTCAAGAGCTGAAGAACACTCCTCAAGACATGCTGTTTGATGCAATTCAAAAGGTGACAGGGTCTCCTATTAATCAAAAGAATTTTCGTGTGTGGAAAG CATCATATCAAGCCGCGACTCGGGAACTTCAACGTATCTACGGAAAGGATGAGGTAACCATACCATGTTGA
- the LOC115725657 gene encoding uncharacterized protein LOC115725657, whose protein sequence is MPLKWLLNFGFTQVMGKSPEVVLNSKEEYPNGFQLPLHYPNYKKEDYEKMEEWRLDLLLKEYGITLKGSLDDKRNFAMGAFLWPHQF, encoded by the coding sequence ATGCCACTAAAGTGGTTATTGAATTTTGGATTTACACAAGTGATGGGAAAAAGTCCAGAAGTGGTATTAAATAGTAAAGAAGAATACCCAAATGGGTTCCAATTGCCTCTTCACTATCCAAATTACAAGAAAGAAGATTATGAGAAAATGGAAGAATGGAGATTGGATTTGCTCTTAAAAGAATATGGTATCACTCTTAAGGGTTCTCTTGATGATAAGAGAAACTTTGCTATGGGAGCTTTCTTATGGCcacatcaattttaa
- the LOC115694727 gene encoding uncharacterized protein LOC115694727: protein MERISTNIINKGQNKMHSLAKLRDVQSLIKMVNIISLSLLFSFFFSKSSFFSFLHSLNFYLSTFPYQLFTHTIDKNCIFLLCNGLLVFLAKYSGLIKTLSLSNNNTPQDHDGHDQSCYYSKNNHNVYSHHHDDQSHLMSSSSSSPTKEVLVVLETIKDDHHDHEDENVVIKEEVKTILEDHKNEEQESEFPVSNNQKEEEEEETSLVQVQEKEEEFSWSEDEDDEEEEELGNGKLSTEELNKKFDEFIRRMKEELRIEAQQHLIMV, encoded by the coding sequence ATGGAGAGAATTAGtactaatattattaataagggCCAAAATAAGATGCATAGCTTGGCAAAGTTAAGAGATGTTCAATCTCTAATAAAGATGGTTAATATTATCTCACTCTCTTTActcttctcttttttcttttctaaatcatctttcttctcttttcttcactcTCTCAATTTCTACCTTTCAACATTTCCTTACCAACTTTTCACTCATACCATTGATAAAAATTGCATCTTTCTACTATGCAATGGACTCTTGGTTTTTCTTGCCAAATATTCTGGCTTGATCAAAACTTTGTCTTTGTCTAATAACAATACTCCTCAAGATCATGATGGTCATGATCAATCTTGTTATTATTCCAAGAATAATCATAATGTTTATTCTCATCATCATGATGATCAATCTCATTTGatgtcatcatcatcatcatcaccaacaAAAGAAGTACTTGTGGTTTTggagactattaaggatgatcATCATGATCATGAAGATGAGAATGTTGTCATCAAAGAAGAGGTGAAAACTATCTTGGAAGATCATAAGAATGAAGAACAAGAAAGCGAATTCCCCGTTTCGAATAatcaaaaagaagaagaagaagaagaaacttcaCTAGTACAAGttcaagaaaaagaagaagaatttaGTTGGTcagaagatgaagatgatgaagaagaagaagaattgggAAATGGAAAGCTTAGCACAGAAGAACTAAACAAGAAGTTTGATGAGTTTATTAGAAGAATGAAAGAAGAGTTAAGAATTGAAGCACAACAACACTTGATTATGGTttaa
- the LOC115724758 gene encoding meiotic recombination protein SPO11-1 isoform X1, with product MEGKYRRRRSSQPKPEPGDSVKNNIKEFTRAIVEDLCKGRSPVISIDRFSSYCTNSDSICCCSSDFPNGREILTFKRENQVHRIDVLLRVLLIVQKLLQENKHGSKRDIYYMHPAVFSDQSVVDRAINDICILMQCSRHNLNVVSVGKGFVMGWLRFSESEKIFDCINRPSTAHPIPVHVEEVKDVVSIAKYILVVEKESVFQRLANDQFCNKNRCIVITGRGYPDIPTRRFLRLLIDTLHLPAYCLVDCDPYGFDILCTYRFGSMQMAYDSKNLRVPEIKWIGVFPSDFDKYCIPNQCFLPLTPEDKRKTESMLLRCYLQREVPQWRVELEVMLQRGVKFEIEALSVRALSFLSEEYLPSKIQGGLYI from the exons ATGGAGGGAAAATATCGGAGAAGAAGAAGCTCACAACCAAAACCAGAACCAGGCGATTCGGTGAAGAACAATATCAAAG AATTTACTCGAGCTATAGTTGAAGATCTTTGCAAAGGACGGTCTCCTGTAATTTCAATCGATCGTTTCAGTAGCTACTGCACCAATTCAGATTCTATCTG TTGTTGTAGCTCTGATTTTCCTAATGGGAGGGAAATTCTTACATTTAAGAGGGAAAACCAAGTGCATAGAATTG ATGTTCTGCTGAGGGTTCTGTTGATTGTGCAGAAGCTTTTGCAAGAAAACAAACATGGTTCTAAAAGAGATATATATTACATGCACCCAGCTGTATTTTCAG ATCAGTCAGTTGTAGACCGGGCAATCAATGATATATGCATCCTTATGCAGTGCAGTAGACACAATTTAAATGTG GTTTCTGTTGGAAAGGG GTTTGTGATGGGATGGCTAAGATTCTCagaatctgaaaagatatttgaTTGCATAAATAGGCCAAGCACG GCTCACCCAATTCCTGTTCACGTTGAAGAAGTTAAAG ATGTAGTTAGTATTGCCAAATACATTCTTGTTGTGGAGAAAGAATCAG TGTTCCAACGATTGGCAAATGACCAATTCTGCAACAAAAACCGTTGCATTGTTATCACG GGACGAGGTTATCCTGATATTCCTACGAGAAG GTTTTTGCGTCTTCTTATTGATACTTTGCATCTCCCCGCATATTGTTTGGTAGATTGTGATCCTTACGGGTTTGACATTTTGTGTACATATCGATTTGGCTCTATG CAAATGGCATACGATTCAAAAAATTTAAGGGTCCCAGAAATAAAATGGATTGGAGTTTTTCCTTCAGATTTTGACAAGTATTGTATTCCAAACCagtgttttcttcctttgacaCCAGAAG ACAAAAGGAAAACTGAATCCATGTTACTCAGATGCTATTTACAAAGAGAGGTGCCGCAATGGAG AGTGGAGCTAGAGGTGATGCTGCAAAGAGGAGTGAAGTTCGAGATAGAAGCATTATCTGTTCGCGCCTTATCTTTTTTATCAGAGGAGTACCTACCATCTAAAATTCAAGGTGGACTCTATATCTAA
- the LOC115724758 gene encoding meiotic recombination protein SPO11-1 isoform X2 has translation MEGKYRRRRSSQPKPEPGDSVKNNIKEFTRAIVEDLCKGRSPVISIDRFSSYCTNSDSICCCSSDFPNGREILTFKRENQVHRIDVLLRVLLIVQKLLQENKHGSKRDIYYMHPAVFSDQSVVDRAINDICILMQCSRHNLNVVSVGKGFVMGWLRFSESEKIFDCINRPSTAHPIPVHVEEVKDVVSIAKYILVVEKESVFQRLANDQFCNKNRCIVITGRGYPDIPTRRFLRLLIDTLHLPAYCLVDCDPYGFDILCTYRFGSMQMAYDSKNLRVPEIKWIGVFPSDFDKYCIPNQCFLPLTPEDKRKTESMLLRCYLQREVPQWSFF, from the exons ATGGAGGGAAAATATCGGAGAAGAAGAAGCTCACAACCAAAACCAGAACCAGGCGATTCGGTGAAGAACAATATCAAAG AATTTACTCGAGCTATAGTTGAAGATCTTTGCAAAGGACGGTCTCCTGTAATTTCAATCGATCGTTTCAGTAGCTACTGCACCAATTCAGATTCTATCTG TTGTTGTAGCTCTGATTTTCCTAATGGGAGGGAAATTCTTACATTTAAGAGGGAAAACCAAGTGCATAGAATTG ATGTTCTGCTGAGGGTTCTGTTGATTGTGCAGAAGCTTTTGCAAGAAAACAAACATGGTTCTAAAAGAGATATATATTACATGCACCCAGCTGTATTTTCAG ATCAGTCAGTTGTAGACCGGGCAATCAATGATATATGCATCCTTATGCAGTGCAGTAGACACAATTTAAATGTG GTTTCTGTTGGAAAGGG GTTTGTGATGGGATGGCTAAGATTCTCagaatctgaaaagatatttgaTTGCATAAATAGGCCAAGCACG GCTCACCCAATTCCTGTTCACGTTGAAGAAGTTAAAG ATGTAGTTAGTATTGCCAAATACATTCTTGTTGTGGAGAAAGAATCAG TGTTCCAACGATTGGCAAATGACCAATTCTGCAACAAAAACCGTTGCATTGTTATCACG GGACGAGGTTATCCTGATATTCCTACGAGAAG GTTTTTGCGTCTTCTTATTGATACTTTGCATCTCCCCGCATATTGTTTGGTAGATTGTGATCCTTACGGGTTTGACATTTTGTGTACATATCGATTTGGCTCTATG CAAATGGCATACGATTCAAAAAATTTAAGGGTCCCAGAAATAAAATGGATTGGAGTTTTTCCTTCAGATTTTGACAAGTATTGTATTCCAAACCagtgttttcttcctttgacaCCAGAAG ACAAAAGGAAAACTGAATCCATGTTACTCAGATGCTATTTACAAAGAGAGGTGCCGCAATGGAG TTTCTTTTAA
- the LOC115725247 gene encoding two-pore potassium channel 1 produces the protein MASNDVKEPLLQQQIDSIPNSQSRRRTDTPKRKRFRRCKSAPMVDFVPLDRLGTTTDSIPKSNFMFLIGPPSFFKVIIFLCFYLGVGTIFFYVVRNQLDGKKTDGVLDAVYFCIVTMTTVGYGDLVPSSNAAKLLACAFVFTGMALVGLTLSKAADYLVEKQETLLVKTLNMRRKDQAEVLKEAQTNRTKYKCILVFIALLVLMTCGTVFLITVEKLAPVDAFYCVCSTITTLGYGDKSFSTKGGRVFAIFWILISTICLAQFFLYIAELFTESRQRALVHLVLTRRMTNVDLEAADLDDDGIVGAAEFVIYKLKEMGKISQDDVSQIMEEFDELDVDQSGTLSACDINLAQSSPPHHTNNN, from the exons ATGGCTAGTAATGATGTAAAAGAACCCTTGCTTCAACAACAAATTGATTCCATTCCTAATTCCCAATCAAGGAGGAGAACAGACACACCAAAGAGAAAAAGATTTAGGCGTTGTAAAAGCGCGCCTATGGTGGATTTTGTTCCCTTAGATAGGCTAGGCACAACAACAGACTCAATTCCAAAATCCAATTTCATGTTCTTGATTGGACCCCCAAGTTTCTTCAAAGTCATCATCTTCCTGTGTTTCTACTTAGGTGTAGGAACGATTTTCTTCTACGTCGTGAGAAACCAGCTCGATGGAAAGAAGACTGATGGAGTTCTTGATGCTGTTTACTTCTGCATTGTCACAATGACCACTGTTGGATATGGTGACTTGGTACCGAGCAGCAATGCTGCAAAGCTACTTGCTTGCGCGTTTGTTTTCACTGGAATGGCTTTAGTTGGTTTGACACTTAGTAAAGCAGCAGACTATTTGGTTGAAAAGCAAGAAACTTTGCTTGTGAAAACATTGAACATGAGAAGAAAAGATCAGGCTGAGGTTCTAAAAGAGGCTCAGACTAACCGAACGAAATACAAATGTATTCTGGTGTTTATAGCTCTTCTGGTGCTTATGACTTGTGGAACAGTTTTTCTAATCACTGTTGAGAAATTGGCTCCTGTGGATGCATTTTATTGTGTGTGTTCTACCATTACAACTTTGGGGTATGGAGATAAGAGCTTTTCAACTAAAGGAGGGCGTGTGTTCGCGATATTTTGGATCTTGATAAGTACCATTTGCttggctcagttttttctataCATTGCTGAACTTTTCACTGAGAGTAGACAGAGGGCTTTGGTTCATTTGGTTCTTACTCGTCGGATGACTAATGTAGACTTAGAGGCTGCTGATCTTGATGATGATGGTATCGTCGG GGCTGCAGAGTTTGTGATATATAAATTGAAAGAGATGGGAAAGATCAGTCAAGATGATGTGTCACAAATAATGGAGGAGTTTGATGAGCTTGATGTTGATCAATCAGGAACTTTGTCAGCCTGTGATATAAATCTAGCTCAATCCTCACCACCTCATCACACAAATAACAATTAA
- the LOC115725588 gene encoding two-pore potassium channel 1 produces the protein MSKVASKNFFTELSDLPKTRNVPQKKRFRRCRSAPNTEDFVPIENLMSTAKSSATTTSSNNPFSTKSIIRSIRPSFGKVIIFLTFYFGLGTTCFYLFRNQLKGKKTNGVLDAIYFCIVTMTTVGYGDLVPNSKASKLLACAFVFTGMALVGLTLSKAANYLVEKQELLVVKALNKSKNNTNQLQVIEEAKNNRTKYKCIMISIVLLVIITIGVVFLTSVENMDFVDAFYCVCCTITTLGYGDVSFSTQGGRVFAIFWILISTICLAQFFLYIAEFNTEIRQKALVDMVLNRPMTNFDLEAADLDDDGSVGAAEFILYKLKEMGKISPEDISLIMVEFNDLDIDQNGTLTHSDITLAQLSPPHPCIPK, from the exons ATGTCTAAGGTAGCAAGCAAAAACTTCTTTACAGAGCTATCTGATCTTCCAAAAACCCGAAATGTTCCACAAAAAAAGAGATTTCGACGCTGCAGAAGCGCGCCAAACACAGAAGACTTTGTTCCAATCGAAAATCTTATGTCGACAGCAAAGTCTTCTGCTACAACAACATCATCAAACAATCCATTCTCAACCAAATCCATCATTAGAAGCATTCGCCCGAGTTTTGGCAAAGTGATTATATTCCTGACATTCTATTTCGGTTTAGGCACAACATGTTTCTACCTATTCAGAAACCAACTCAAAGGAAAGAAAACAAATGGTGTTCTTGATGCAATTTACTTCTGCATTGTGACAATGACAACAGTTGGTTATGGTGACTTAGTACCGAATAGCAAAGCCTCGAAATTACTAGCTTGCGCCTTTGTCTTCACGGGGATGGCTCTAGTCGGTTTGACACTAAGTAAGGCTGCAAATTACCTTGTTGAGAAGCAAGAATTGTTGGTAGTGAAAGCATTAAACAAGAGCAAAAACAACACAAACCAATTACAAGTCATAGAAGAAGCTAAGAACAACAGAACAAAATACAAATGCATTATGATCTCAATTGTTCTTTTGGTGATTATAACTATTGGTGTTGTGTTTCTTACAAGTGTTGAGAATATGGATTTTGTTGATGCATTTTATTGTGTTTGTTGTACAATTACAACTTTGGGGTATGGTGATGTGAGCTTCTCAACTCAAGGTGGAAGAGTTTTTGCAATCTTTTGGATTTTGATAAGTACTATTTGTTTAGCTcagttttttctttatattgctGAGTTTAACACTGAGATTAGACAAAAGGCTTTGGTGGATATGGTTCTTAATCGTCCAATGACTAATTTTGACTTGGAAGCTGCTGATCTTGATGATGATGGCTCTGTTGG AGCTGCGGAGTTTATACTATACAAGCTTAAAGAAATGGGTAAGATAAGTCCAGAAGATATATCACTAATCATGGTTGAATTTAATGATCTTGATATTGATCAAAATGGAACTTTGACACATTCTGATATAACTTTGGCTCAGTTATCTCCTCCACACCCTTGTATTCCAAAATAA